In a genomic window of Piliocolobus tephrosceles isolate RC106 chromosome 1, ASM277652v3, whole genome shotgun sequence:
- the TRIM45 gene encoding tripartite motif-containing protein 45, whose translation MSENRKPLLGIVSKLPSGTALGNSGKTHCPLCLGLFKAPRLLPCLHTVCTTCLEQLEPFSVVDIRGGDSDTSSEGSIFQELKPRSLQSQIGILCPVCDAQVDLPMGGVKALTIDHLAVNDVMLESLRGEGQGLVCDLCSDREVEKRCQTCKANLCHFCCQAHRRQKKTTYHTMVDLKDLKGYSRIGKPILCPVHPAEELRLFCEFCDRPVCRDCVMGEHREHPCDFTSNVIHKHGDSVRELLKGTQPHVEALEEALAQINIMNSALQKRVEAVAADVQTFSEGYIKAIEEHRDKLLKQLEDIRIQKENSLQLQKAQLEQLLADMRTGVEFTEHLLTSGSDLEILITKGVVVERLRKLNKVQYSARPGVNDKIRFCPQEKAGQCHGYEIYGTINTKEVDPAKCVLQGEDLHRAREKQTASFTLLCKDAAGEIMGRGGDNIQVAVLPKDKKDSPVRPMVQDNKDGTYYISYTPKEPGVYTVWVCVKEQHVQGSPFTVTVRRKHRPHPGVFHCCTFCSSGGQKTARCACGGTMPGGYLGCGHGHKGHPGRPHWSCCGKFNEKSECTWTGGQSAPRSLLRTVAL comes from the exons ATGTCAGAAAACAGAAAGCCGCTGCTGGGCATTGTAAGCAAACTCCCTAGTGGGACTGCACTTGGAAACTCAGGCAAGACTCACTGCCCCTTGTGCTTGGGGCTTTTCAAAGCCCCCAGGCTCTTGCCTTGTTTGCATACAGTTTGCACCACGTGTCTGGAGCAGCTGGAGCCCTTCTCAGTAGTGGACATCCGAGGGGGAGACTCTGACACAAGCTCTGAGGGGTCAATATTCCAGGAACTCAAGCCACGAAGTCTGCAGTCGCAGATCGGCATCCTCTGTCCGGTATGTGATGCTCAGGTGGACCTGCCCATGGGTGGAGTGAAGGCTTTAACCATAGACCACCTGGCCGTGAATGATGTGATGCTGGAGAGCCTGCGTGGGGAAGGCCAGGGCCTGGTGTGTGACCTGTGCAGCGACAGGGAAGTAGAGAAGAGGTGTCAGACCTGCAAAGCCAACCTCTGCCACTTCTGCTGCCAGGCTCATAG GCGGCAGAAGAAAACGACTTACCACACCATGGTGGACCTAAAAGACTTGAAAGGCTACAGCCGGATTGGGAAGCCCATCCTGTGTCCTGTTCATCCTGCAGAGGAACTGAGGCTGTTCTGTGAGTTCTGTGACCGGCCCGTGTGCCGGGACTGCGTGATGGGGGAGCATCGGGAACACCCCTGTGACTTCACCAGCAACGTCATCCACAAGCATGGGGACTCTGTGCGGGAGCTCCTCAAAGGTACTCAGCCCCACGTGGAGGCCCTGGAGGAAGCCCTGGCTCAGATCAACATAATGAATAGTGCCCTCCAGAAGCGAGTGGAGGCAGTGGCAGCTGATGTCCAGACATTCTCGGAGGGCTACATTAAGGCCATTGAGGAGCATCGGGACAAGCTGCTGAAGCAGCTGGAAGACATACGAATCCAGAAAGAAAATTCCCTGCAGCTGCAGAAGGCCCAGCTGGAACAGTTACTGGCAGACATGCGGACTGGAGTGGAGTTCACCGAGCACTTGCTGACCAGCGGCTCAGACTTGGAGATCCTCATCACCAAGGGGGTGGTAGTAGAACGGCTCAGGAAGCTGAACAAAGTTCAATATAGTGCCCGTCCTGGAGTAAATGATAAGATACGCTTCTGTCCTCAGGAGAAAGCAGGCCAGTGCCATGGCTATGAAATTTATGGTACCATTAATACCAAAGAGGTTGATCCAGCCAAATGTGTCCTACAAGGAGAAG ACCTCCACAGAGCCCGGGAGAAACAGACAGCCTCTTTCACCTTGCTTTGTAAGGATGCCGCAGGAGAAATCATGGGCAGGGGAGGAGACAACATTCAAGTTGCCGTTCTCCCTAAGGATAAGAAAGACAG CCCAGTCAGACCGATGGTGCAGGATAACAAGGATGGGACATACTACATTTCCTACACCCCCAAGGAGCCTGGTGTCTATACTGTGTGGGTCTGCGTCAAAGAACAGCATGTGCAG GGCTCGCCATTCACTGTGACCGTGAGGAGAAAGCACCGCCCACACCCAGGTGTGTTTCACTGCTGCACCTTCTGCTCCAGTGGAGGCCAGAAAACCGCTCGCTGCGCCTGTGGAGGCACCATGCCAG GTGGGTACCTAGGCTGTGGCCATGGACACAAAGGCCACCCAGGTCGTCCCCACTGGTCATGCTGTGGGAAGTTTAATGAGAAGTCTGAATGCACGTGGACAGGTGGGCAGAGCGCACCGAGGAGTCTACTTAGGACTGTGGCTCTCTGA